ACCACACGTGAGCTTTAGGTAACAGATCTGGGTAGacccaaagaaaattatttaaagacgCAACGTTTAAGAAGGTCCGGCAGCATTTGTGACGCGAACGACTGGTGCAGAGACCCTGGGGCGAACGGAGGTGCGTGTGCTGGGGGTGTGAGCAGACAGGCTTCTGGAGGATTCCGCGAGCATTCGGCCTCCGTCTGCAGCATCACGGCTGCCGCTGCTCAGAGCAGGTCCCTGGGACAGTCGCACGGGGCTGGAACACGGCTCCCGTGTCACAGTGTCCACGCAGAGGGTACAAACCTCTCAGAGGCACGCCGCCCGGGCCCCACGACCTGCGGAGAGGAGAGCGCCCCGGGACCGGGCCGGGCCGCGGGGCCGCGTGTACTTCCTGCTGCATCAGGAGTGCCGAGTCGTGGCCGAGGACGTTCCCGAAAATCACGTTTGTCTCGTGCGTTGGGTCGTGCAAGGCTGCAGGCTTTGGAGGCGCCGGAAGGTAGGGAGGTCTCTCCTCTTCGGTGTCAAGTGTCTCCTGTAGGTTATTTGCTCCCGAAGCAGACGTGCAGGGCGTGCTCGGGGCAGAGGCTGAGCCGGGGCTCCGGAGCCTGACGTCCGCCCGCGGTCAAGGCGGAGCTTCTCTGGGCGCCCGGTCCCCAGCGTGCAGCGTCCGGGGGCCTTCACCCTGGCGTCCAGACCCATCGGAGCCCCGGAGACGCCCGGGGCTGGTGGACGGAGCTGGTCTCCCGGGCGCTGGGCCCCCGGCATCACCAGCAGCCCCCGAAGCCGCAAACCCGGTGCGGATCCTTAGCCTTTCACAACAGCAAGGTCCCTGGGACGGAGAAGCGTGGGCCCTCGGGGACGTCCCGTGGGAGGGGGAGGCCTGAGCAAGGCGCCTCGTGTCCTGCCCGGCCAGCAGTGTCTGCCGGACCCAGGCACCTGCCGACACGCTCCCGGACCGCGGACCACGGCGCACGGGCTTACGCTGGGGCCTCCAGGCCCTTCAGGCTTCCTGGCGGAGGCAGCCCACGGGGAGAACTTGCCACAAACTCGTCACTACTCAGCCGCAGGTCTCGAGGAGACTTCAGGTCACCTATGGCCACCAGGTCGCTCACGCTGGGCTGGTATCTATGTGCCTTGTCCCCGCCCCTAAATACCTCGCTGTGGCTGCACCTCGCCCACTGGCTGTGTGGCCCGCCCAGTCAGGGTGCGGTCACCTGCCACCCGCACGCGGCATCTACGCGCACCCGACTGCGGCTGTCACAGGTGCAGGTACAGCGTTTCCCGGGGAAGTCTGATAGCCAGACATGTGGCCTTCTAAAGGCGCGGGGACGTCCCGTGCAGACACGGGTGGAGCTTTCTGGCCTGGGACAGGGACGTGGGTCTGTGTCAGGGGCCGCGAACGTAGAGAGAAGCGGCGGTTACACGGGGCACCGTGTGCAAGTCCACGGGGAAGCGACAGCTGAGAGCCACATCCACACTTCCTGCTGGTCACTCGGTGTCCGTGGCCCCTTGTGTGCCGTGACCGACGGAAGCATACCTCTTCTTAGAGCACGCGTGGCTAAAGACAGAGAAATGCACAAATCTTCGTCTTATTACCGGGAAAGTAACAGGTCCCAGATTAATCACAGTGAAACTCATCGCGTCTTGAGATCACACAACCACTTATTTCACAGAGATCGAAAAGCTTCTGACCCAGAAACGTGGCCGTGGGTCAGAACGgcatctccccccgcccccatcagaGGCCTTGGGGGAGGACGCCACACTGAGGACCCAGTGAGGCTCAAAAACACCCGCTGGACCAGCGCGACGTGGCCCCTCTGGTCCTCCGTTTGCAGAGTGGGAATGTATCCACTCACACTCCTTACCCTTAAATACTGTACGTTAGGATTGCACTCGAGGATGAAGTGATTTTTATCGTTCAGTCAGTGGGTCATTTAAAACAGCGAAAcaggtgcctggagggctcagtcggttaagcgcctgactcttggtttcggcttagggcacgatctcgtggttcgtgggtttgggccccgtgttgggctctgtgctgacagcgtggagcctgcttgggattctctcttttccccccctccctctctgcccctcccccactcgtgctgtctccaAAATCGACGACGCAACCACACAAAATGGTTGAGGATCCGGTGACAGCCTCCTTCCCGAGTTCTGATGGGAGGTGGCGGTTCGTGCGGAGCCCCGTCCGTGCCCAAGCGTCATCTGTTGGCCACGTCTGCGTCTCCCGAGCCAAGAGCATGACTTACGTCCCTTCCCTAGTGCCCGGTCCACCCACTATTAGGTACAGACGAACGTGAAATCGGGCAGCGGGCGCGAGCCTCACTGCGTGAAGGAAGAGACACCCTGCGGGTGGGAGACGAGCCCCCGGGGAGAGGTCTCCTGAGCCAGCCTGGCCTCGTTTCCCTGGAGTCAGGGGTCTGTCCACGAGGAGGCCCAGGAAGAAGCCCCCATCGGCGAGGCTGGCTCCGGCCCACGGGCGGCTCACCCGTCCGTCCTCGGGGAAGCGAGAGCCGTCAGGTGATTCGGACCATCGGTCTCGCCGCCACGCAGGCGGTTCCGGTGCCCGTGGTGGCGGTGCCCCAGGGTGGATGTCGAGCGCCATCCGGCTCCGGCCGTGGGCGAGGCCTCAGCCGGCTCAGCGGGTCCCTGGCGCAGAGTGAGAACACACGGGGCTCACAGGCCCCTCCTGGCCCTGAGCACCTACGCCCTGGCGTCTCTGGCATCTCTGGCTCGTGCTGGGGGTGCCGTTGTGCAGCACGTACAGACGCGTAAGCTGGTTCTGCGCGGAGGACGCTGGTTTTTGTCTCTAAGGGGTACGACGCGTTTAGCTGGAGATTCCCAGCTTGAGTGCTTCCTACCCCTGCCACACGCCCCCCCGTGGGCAGCCACGCAGCCCAGCCTGTGCTCCGGTTACCCTGCTGATTCCTTCAGAACAAAGGACTACGGCCCGACCCTGGTTTGTAAGGTTGTTTTAATTTCGGCAAACGAACCGTGGAAACAAACCCTTGGCACAGCAGCGGGTCAGCGCTTCTGAAGCAACAGAACGTCGTGGCGCGACGGGCTTACCCCACTCCCGCGTGGTGACTGACGGGAAAGCGCGTGTGGTCTGGTCCACGCCGACGCCACGGGGATGCAGGCACGCCACGCTGGGACGGCGCCAGGAGACGTCACACGCCAGCCAGCCCCCGAGCCAGGTGCCAGTGCGGGACGCAGGGCAACCTGTGTGACGCGGGATGGCGGGCACCGTGGGGACCCAAGTGGCTCGAGGCTAGACCCGAGGCCGCCCTGCCAGCTCTGGACCGCGGGAACGGTCCTACTAAGCCCTGCTTCCAGAGAGCACCGTGCAGAGGCCACCGAGCCTCCCCCAGACCCTCACCCTGGGCCCGGAGCCAGGCCTGCTGCAGGGACTGTCCTGGGGCCGGGCACAAGGCGGCAGCGGGCGGGGGGACAAGCGCCCTCTCGGCCGGTCGCTTCCATGGAAATCCGAGAAACCTGTCTTCTGTTCACATACGCGGCAGGCGGCGCTCAGGATTTTCCAGAAAAGAGGTGGCTAAGCCCAGCAGGTGGCACAGGGTGGGAAGGGGCTGCTCTGCAGCAACCTCTGAGCGCGTCTAGGCCGCCTTCTGTCTTCGCTCTTCCTGTggaggagagaggtagagactcGCACGGTGtcggccccccgcccccgtccacGGCCCTGCCCTGGCGCCCCAACCCTGAGACGCAGCACCTCCGGATGCTTGCTCAGGAAGTGCGGTTCTGGACCcgctccctcccccgctctcgcACACGCTGTCAGATGCGTGTCGCGAGAACGCCACGGCCCCTCACCTTGACGGCCTGCTCCAGCTGGGACAAGGCCTCCTCGTAGCGAGGGACCAGCGGCCTCAGGAGCTCGCCGGGGATGTCGTGCCGCGCCAGCTCCGGTGCCCCCGCCTCGGCCAGCATCCGGAGGAACCTCCTCTCCTGCAGGCCAACGACGGGAAGGGGTCTCAGCCTCCCCTCGGCCACCGGCcgagcccccccccacccatcccccggCAAGCGCCCCGCAGACTCACCTGCACCTTGAGCAGCAGCGTGAAGGCCTGTCCGGTTCTTCCCGCGCGGGCGGTTCTCCCGACCCTGAAACCGAGCACGACCACCTCGAGTGCTGGCCCCCAGCGGTGCCCCGGGACGGTGGCTTCTCTCCGGGGCCCTTCCCTCCAAGGCCACGGGACAGGCCTCACCGGTGCACGTAGGTCCGCAGGTACTGGGGGGCGTCGTAGTTGACGACCAGCTGCACACCCTGCACGTCGATGCCTCGAGCCGTGGCGTCTGTGCTGATGAGGCTGGGAAGCGCGAGGGGCTCAGACCCCGCCCGAGGCCGGGGGCCCCTCTCCCTCCGGCCCTGCGGGGGACGCCGCCACCGACTCCAGAGGGGAGCTTCCTTTGGGGAAGTACGCCCCGGACGGCCCAGGCCGGGACCTGCCGTGAGCGTCCGCTCCCCTCCTTCCGGGTACTCACAGCCGGATCTTGCCCTGCTCGAACTGCTTCAAGACCACCTTTCTCTGGCCGGGCCCGCAGCGGGAGGAGAACTCGGCCGCCGTCACACCTCCGAAAGCCTGGACTAGCAGGAAGAGCCTGGGCGGGAGAGGCGGGAGGGAGACAGGTGGGCAGGGCCCGGAAcccgcctcccctctgctcccctctgctcccctcgGACCTCACCTGTGTGAGTTCTCACGGGAGTTGGTAAAGCAGAGGACCCTGGAAAAGTTCATCTCCAGGATCAGGTGCAGGATGACCAGCGGCTTCGTGCGGAGGCTGCAGGGGACGTAGCAATGCTGCGGGGACGGCACGGGGTTGGCCCCGCCCCAAGCACCGTCgtgcgccccctccccgccccgtgCGCCCTGCTCACCGAGAGCCCCGCGGGGAAGGTGTACTTCCCGCCCGAGTCCCCGTCCGCATCTGCGTCTTTGGGGCCCCCGCGTGCCAGCCCCGTGGAGAAGAGCCGGGGCTGGTGGAGGCCCAGCTGCTGCAGCTTCTCAGGGTTCTGTGTCAGGGTGGCCGAGAAGAGCAGCTTCTGCAGCGGCATCTGAGGGCAGCAGGTGCTGGAAGGGGAGCGGGCGGTGGGCCGGCGACCTTGGCCCGGCCGGCACACCTGCTGAACCTGGCCGCCCGGGACACGCCAAGGCAGAGCGGGTCCGGGAGACAGAGGGGAACTGCGACGGGACCCACGCTCAGGGTGGCCCCACCAAGCTCAGGGCAGAGTTCGCTGCGTGTACCTGGCGGCAGTGGTGGCCCGGAGCTGCCTCCTCTGGAGCAGAGCACAGGGGTCCTCGGCGCTATCGCTCGGGAAGGCCGCCTCCACCACCCGGGGCAGCCAGGACTGGTGCATGCTGTCGATCATCCGGTCGGCCTCGTCGATGACCTAGGAGAAGCAGGACGCCTGGAGTCTGGCGGCCGAGGTCAGTGTCGGCTCCGAGCCCGGGCCTCCCTCCAGGCGCCCGACGTACCAGGAAGCGGAGATGCCGGAGGCTGAACCCCGGGGTCTGGTCGATGTGGTCCACCAGGCGGCCAGGGGTGGCCACCACCACGTCAGCCAAGCAGCGGAAGCCGTCTGCTCTGTGGAGCGGAGAGCGGCTCAGCAGAAGCCCCCACGCCGACCCCCAACACAGGGGAGGCCCGCAGACAGCCAGGCTTTCTGTTCTCACGGGGGCCGGACGGCTACGATGCGGCCGCTCCCTGCTCCCCAAGGGGCCCACGACCCATCAAGACCTACGTCCTCTGGACAAGACTCTCCTGCTCCTTGACCAGCGATTTCTGCCCAGTGATCAGGGCGACACGCAGAGGAGTGGCGTCCGTGTAGACGTTGAACACTTTGCTCACCTGGGGAAGGAGCGGCCGTCACCGACCTGGTACGGAGCACCACAGTGACAAGGACCCCGAGTCTGACTTCAGGGCGTGGGGTGCACATACCTGCTGGGCCAGCTCCTTGGTGGGCAGCACGACCAAGGCTCGGACCTGGCACACGGCACGACACAGCAGggcctgtggggtggggtggggtggggtggggacagccaCCGGCCTCAGCAGAGCCGGTTCCCTGTCGGCCGAGCCCCCCTCCGAGGACGGCGGTCCTCACGCTCACCTGTACCACGGGGATGACGAAGGCCAGGGTCTTCCCGCTGCCCGTTGGGGCAGACACGCAAAGGTCGCTGGGCCGGTAGCCGCCTCTGGCCACCAGAAACCCGTTAGCTGTGCTCTCCAGGAGAGCGGGAATCACCGCGGCCTGGACTGGACAAGGAGGGACAACAGGAACATTTGTGCCGGAACCACCAGAATCGGTAAGGCACCGAAGCCCAAAGGAGACTTATCCCCCATCTGTGACTTCCAGGCTGGGCTGTTCTCACTCGAGGACGACACCAGAGCCTCTAGGGACTGCCAGGCCCGGGCGGCCAAAGATGCCCGAATCCCAGACCACGCTTGATGCTGGCCCTGCCCAGGGCCCGTGTTGTCAGCTGCTGTGCCACGGCCTTGCCGCTACGGCTCTGGTGACTCTGGGCGAGGAGGCTCTTGAaggcacctccccctcccccccaccccgagcacCTGGAAAGTAGGAGGAGATGCCATGTGCCCGCAGCTTCTTCTGCATGTCAGGATGGACGGCAGGGATGTCCTCGATAGGCACCGAATCTTCGGTGACGCTCTTTCCGACACAGCTTGGCTCAGCCAACCACGAGGGCAGGAAAGGCTGGACCTACCGTAAAGAGAAAGGGGCCAAACGAAGACTCCGGGGCCCGAGGGGTTAGGGGAACAAGACCAGTGGAAACTAAGGACTCGCGACACTCAAACCGAAGAGGCCACAGCAAGGCAGGCCCCACGAGCCTTGTAACGCGTCTCCTGgcgtctccccacccccaagccacCTCTAAAGGAATTAAGCAACGCACACCAGGAAGTACCTCTCCCCTGAGCAAGGTCACCGGGGGAGCTTCCTCTCACACCCGCGGTAACGTCCACACCCTGAGCCTGGCCTGCAAAGCCCTCCGTGACCCGCACTCACCTGCCCCCAACCTCCTATCGCTGCCTGAGCCTTGACCATACAAACCTCGTTTTACGTGCCACAGCTCactgctgcctcagggcctttgccctgcTTTCTCAGGTCCACCTTACCCAGGCTGCCCCCTGTCTTCTGATCACAAGTCAAGGTGCACTTCCACACTGGCACTGACACAAATGCTCCCCCGCGCACCCTGGCAAACCTACCGTTTCCTTCTTGGTAATCACCATCACCCAAAAGCTCTGTAACCTACTAGCTGCTTCTTGAAAACTTGCACTAAGATAGCTATTTCTTAGATACGCCCACCAACTAAGAGAGTATGTTTTAAAACACTGCTGTGATGCAACCCAGGAGCCCATTTAAAACGTTTACCTGCAAGTTTCACTCTTAACTTTATTATAATCACAAGCAAAATTCTGAGCTGACGTAGAACTCCAGGCACCAAGAAGAAAACTGCAGGACAGACGACTGAAGTCCAAGCCGTTCGCTTGCTGAACAGGCGCGACCCTCGGAGCTACCCCACCAACACGGGCTGGATCCGCGACAGCCGCCAGACCCCGACTCCGGGCCGCAGCAAAGCCGTGGAAGACTTTCCTTCCCACCCCGGGCCGCTCACCTTTGGCGCCCTGCTTCTCTCAAAGCCCCCGAGCAGCAGGGCGTGGGCTGGAGGTCCCGAGGCCTCTTCGGGAGGCCGTTCTCCCGAGTCCCCCGGCGGCCCCGCGGCCTGGGCGCTCTCGCTGCTCTCCCCGGGCGCCTCCTCGCCGCTCCCTGCGCGGCAGAAGCGGACAGGGGCGGCGcgtcagccccccaccccccgcggaCCCGGGACCCCCGtccccgcccggcccggccccacCTGCGTCCGCGTCCTCGCCGTCCACTTTCCGCCGCTTCCCCCGCGGCGCCTGCGGGCTCCCCGGCGGCCCGCCGCACTCGCGCCTCCGCGCTCtgcgcggccgccgccgccgccgccgccgccccgccgccTCCGAGTTCTGCGCGGCCCCCGCGGGCTCCTGCTGCTGCGGCTGCTTCCGCCGCTGCCGCTCTCGGGCCCGGCACTGCAGCCGCTCCAGCAGCGCGCGCGCCCGGCCGTCCGCCCCGGCCTCCGGCCCGGCCGCCTCGGGGCCCGCGTACCGCGCGACGTGGAAGAGCGCCATGCCGGCCGGCCGCACGCCTCTCGGCCAGACGCGCGGCGATGACGCCAGAGGCGCGGGGCGGGGACGTCGTGCGGGAGGCCTCGGCGCGGGGCGGTGACGTCAGGGGCGCGCCGGACGGTGGCTTGAGAGTCCGTGCGTGCCGCgtggggcggcggcggcggcatgGAGCGGGACCCCAGCCCCGGGGGCGCGCGCCGGGCGCTGGGCCGCCTGCTGGAGGCGGTGCTGGCGAGTCGCCGCGAGGCCAACGCCGTGTTCGACATCCTGGCCGTGCTGCAGGTGGGGGCGCGCGGGGCGCCGCGGCCGGTCCCGGGTCGGAGGCCTGGCAGGGGGCGCGCACGCGGGCCGACGGCGGGATTCCGGGCTTTCCCGGGCGTCCGCTCCCGTCTCGCGGGGCTCCCAGGTCGGGGAGGGGGTGTCCGGTGGGAGGGTAGCGTCGCGGCCCTGAGTGAGGAGGGAGGGCCGGCCCCCTGCGACCTCCGTGTCCCTGCAGTCGGAGGACCCGGAGGAGACCCAGGAAGCGGTGCGCGCGTGCAGCCGCCTATTCGGGGCCCTGCTGGAGCGGGGAGAGCTGTTTGTGGGCCAGCTGCCCTCCGAGGACACGGTCATGGCAGGTGAGCCTCCCGCAGCGCGTGCCGGGTCCAGGGCCTCCTCTCTGGAAGGGCTGGAGGGAGACTTTGTCAACACGGGATGACCTCACACGGCCTTACCTTGGGTCAGGGGAAGGGCACAGCAGGGGCTCCCTGTGGGGAGGGACCATTGCGCCCAGAGTTGGGGTGGGAGAGTCCGTATGTGGTCTGTTTAGAGCAAAGGTTGAGTGTGCTGTGCtttttcagggtttttgttttgttttatttattttgaaagagatagcatgagcgggggagggactgagagagagagagagagatacagagggggagagagggaattttAAGCCGGCTCCAcgttatcagtgcagagccggacgcggggttTGAACCGATGAAtgttgagatcacgacctgagctgaaatcaggagttgggcactcaattgactgagccacccagacgcctgtttgtttttttgggatcACTTGTAGGATCTGATCCTGTTTAACGTGGGCAGTCGGGGTTACGCGTTCCCACCGCTGGTTGTGTAGGTCTTGGGGTGAAGTGAGGCGAGGAGGGTTTCCCACCCCGCACCAGGTCTGGGGCCACGGTGACCCGTTTCCGTTCACTTCCGGGTGGGGCTGCGCAAAGAGCGGAGGGGGGAGAGCTGCGTCCAGCCTGGTGTGTGTGGTCTGACCACCCTGCTCTGCCTCAGGGTCCCAGGGGGCGACGCGGAAGTACAAGGTGTGGATGAGACACAGGTACCACAGCTGCTGTAACCGCCTGCGGGAGCTTTTGGCCCACCCCTCCTTTGAGGTCAAGGTGAGTCAGGTCGTCGGCCTTGCCTCTACCCTGCGCGTTCCCTGCACCCCCAGCCGCCAGGCTGCACACACTCAGGCAGGGGTGAGGCCGCAGGCTTCTGCGTGTCCGCGCTTACCTGAGGACGTCTGGTTTTCTGTCTGCTGGGTTTTCTAGCGGCTGGTGTTGTTCTGCGTCCCAGCGCGTAGGGGAGCGTTGTCTTGGGTGCACTGAGACTTAGGTGCCGGGGAGGTGACGTGTGGTCCGGGCACCTCAGCCACTCCCTCGCCCGCTTTCCCCAGGAGCTGGCTCTCAGCACGCTCATGAAGTTCGTACAGCTGGAGGGAGCACATCCCCTGGAGAAACCCAAGTGGGAGGGCAACTACCTGTTCCCTCGCCAGCTTTTCAAGGTGGGGGCACAACGGTGTCGGCGGGGGGGGGCGCCGAAAAACCTCTGGGCACAGCCGGGATGGGCCTTCGCTGCAGGTGGCTCCGGGAAGTGCTGCTTCTGCCACACCCTTTaccccgggggggcgggggaggctgTGGGGTGTGGCGGGCACCCCGGGTGGGCCCACCGACCTCACCTCCCTGCCCCGCCCGCAGTCGGTGGTGGAAGGCCTGCTGTCTCCGGAGGAGGACCACTCGCTGCTGGTGTCCCGGTTCCAGGAGTACCTAGAGCACGACGACATCCGCTACCACACGATGCAGGCGGCCACGGGTGTCGTGGGCCAGGTGGCTGACAGGTACCCCGAGGTGAGCCGGGTCCCgtgtctgggggaggggtgcgCAGGGGCCGCGCCCGAGCTGATGCCAGGCTTTCGGCAGGTGCCGCCCGCTTTCTGGAACAACGCCTTCGCGCTGCTGTCTGCCGTGAGCCTCCCCTGCCAGGAGATCAGCTCCTCCAGCTTCTATGTGAAACACGCTGGTGAGCgtcccggggggcggggggggcaggcgggggcaCCCTGTGAGCCGCCGCCTCTTTCCCGCACGCCCTCTGACCCCTGCCTTCCCTACAGAGCTGTCGCACAAGTGGAAGGTCGCTCATCTGAAGGTGAGACGCTCCGGGGGGCGCTCTGGGGACAGGGCCCTCTCCACGCGTAGGCAGCACGTGTGGGACCCAGAATTTTCCCGGCTCACACAGCCTCGAAGCTCCCTCAcggggacgggggtggggtggaggccgCCGGAACCTGGCTCCCAGGCTCTTAGCGGGCTCCTGGGTGCCGGTGTCGTTGCCGCGTGCGGCCCTGGGTGCGCTGCTCACCGGCTCCTCTGTGGCCGTGTTCCGGGTGCGCGTTTCTTCTCGCTTTGCTGGAACTTCTCCAGTTCTGGGCTTCTAGTTCTTACGCAGGGCGGGAGGGAGGCCGTGAGTGCCGTTTCCCCTTCCGGGGTccgggggctggggtgggggccttGTGTGCGGCCTTGatggcacccccaccccctcccccgcaggaGCACAAGAAGGCCTTCCAGCTGATGTGGCTTGGCTTTCTCAAGCACAAGGTACTGGCGGGCTGGGGGGCAGGTCCCCCGGGTCTGGGCCGCTCTGGCCCACGTGGGTCTTGGGGTGAGGCAGGTGCACCCACCGCTGCTGCCTCCCCGCCAGCTGCCCCTCAGCCTGTACAAGAAGGTGCTGGTGATCATGCACGACGCCATCCTGCCCCACCTGGCCCAGCCCACCCTCATGATCGACTTCCTTACCCGCGCCTACGACGTGGGTGAGTGCCGGGCTCCCCTCCCAGCGGGCTGGGCTTCCGGAACTGGGGCTGGAGCAGCCCTCATCAGGGCCTGGCCGGTGGGGGACGTGCATGCTGGAGCCCGAGTCCCCTCCCGTCCCCTCCCTGGCGGGACGGAGCCGGGCGCCTCCTGCTCTGTTGAGCTcaccggtgggggtggggggggtgggggggagcaggcCTCGTTGGGGCTTCTCAGCCACACGTTGGTCTGCAGGGGGCGCCATCAGCCTGTTGGCCTTGAACGGACTTTTCATCCTGATTCACAAGCACAACCTGTGAGTGTCGATTTGGGCGCCCGCCTGTGGGTCCAGCCGTGCGTGTCTGCCCTTCCTGTGTCCTCTCCCTGTCCTGGGCTGGGGGTCTGCTGGGCTGCCCTAGGGGAAGTTGAGGCGTGACAGGGCCCCTGGGAGCCATGATCTGTGTTTTCACtccgtgtccccctccccccccgcccccctggcTTGCGTGCCACTCCTCACCCCTGCACTCCCAGCGAGTACCCTGATTTCTACCGAAAACTCTACGGTCTCCTGGACCCGTCTGTCTTCCACGTCAAGTACCGGGCCCGGTTTTTCCACCTGGCCGACCTCTTCCTGTCATCCTCGTGAGTGCCGGAGAGGGGACGCGGAGGGGCTTAGACTCAGAGCAGGGGCCGGGAGTCTGGGCGACTGGGGGTCACTCACGTTCACCATCCTGCCCAGCCATCTGCCCGCCTACCTGGTGGCTGCCTTTGCCAAGCGCTTGTCCCGCCTGGCGCTGACGGCGCCCCCCGAGGCCTTGCTCATGGTGCTGCCCTTCATCTGCAACCTGCTGCGCCGACACCCCGCCTGCCGCGTGCTGGTGCACCGCCCGCTGGGCCCCGGTGAGCACGTGGGGGGGAGGTGCTTGGGGAcctgggaggggagtgggggggagcctggggggcgtGGGGAcctgggaggggagtggggacctgggaggggagtgggggggagccTGGAGGGCGTGGGGACCTGGGAGGGAAGTGGCGGGGGGGAGTCGGGGCTTGGGGACCTGGGAGGGGAGTGGGAAcctgggaggggagtgggggggagcctggggggcgtGGGGACCTGAGAGGGCTCAGAGACCTGGCAGGGGAGTGATGGGGAACCAGGAGGGTGGGGGGCCTGCCCCCAGCAGCCAGAGCTCAGGAGCAGGCTGTGAAGCAGG
The sequence above is drawn from the Panthera uncia isolate 11264 chromosome D3 unlocalized genomic scaffold, Puncia_PCG_1.0 HiC_scaffold_9, whole genome shotgun sequence genome and encodes:
- the NOC4L gene encoding nucleolar complex protein 4 homolog, which produces MERDPSPGGARRALGRLLEAVLASRREANAVFDILAVLQSEDPEETQEAVRACSRLFGALLERGELFVGQLPSEDTVMAGSQGATRKYKVWMRHRYHSCCNRLRELLAHPSFEVKELALSTLMKFVQLEGAHPLEKPKWEGNYLFPRQLFKSVVEGLLSPEEDHSLLVSRFQEYLEHDDIRYHTMQAATGVVGQVADRYPEVPPAFWNNAFALLSAVSLPCQEISSSSFYVKHAELSHKWKVAHLKEHKKAFQLMWLGFLKHKLPLSLYKKVLVIMHDAILPHLAQPTLMIDFLTRAYDVGGAISLLALNGLFILIHKHNLEYPDFYRKLYGLLDPSVFHVKYRARFFHLADLFLSSSHLPAYLVAAFAKRLSRLALTAPPEALLMVLPFICNLLRRHPACRVLVHRPLGPELDADPYDPAEEDPAKSRALESSLWELQTLQRHYHPEVSQAASVINQALSVPETSIAPLLELTAFEVFERDLKKKRGQESVPLEFLPAQGLLGRQDDLCAQHFTLS
- the DDX51 gene encoding ATP-dependent RNA helicase DDX51 — encoded protein: MALFHVARYAGPEAAGPEAGADGRARALLERLQCRARERQRRKQPQQQEPAGAAQNSEAAGRRRRRRRPRRARRRECGGPPGSPQAPRGKRRKVDGEDADAGSGEEAPGESSESAQAAGPPGDSGERPPEEASGPPAHALLLGGFERSRAPKVQPFLPSWLAEPSCVGKSVTEDSVPIEDIPAVHPDMQKKLRAHGISSYFPVQAAVIPALLESTANGFLVARGGYRPSDLCVSAPTGSGKTLAFVIPVVQALLCRAVCQVRALVVLPTKELAQQVSKVFNVYTDATPLRVALITGQKSLVKEQESLVQRTADGFRCLADVVVATPGRLVDHIDQTPGFSLRHLRFLVIDEADRMIDSMHQSWLPRVVEAAFPSDSAEDPCALLQRRQLRATTAASTCCPQMPLQKLLFSATLTQNPEKLQQLGLHQPRLFSTGLARGGPKDADADGDSGGKYTFPAGLSHCYVPCSLRTKPLVILHLILEMNFSRVLCFTNSRENSHRLFLLVQAFGGVTAAEFSSRCGPGQRKVVLKQFEQGKIRLLISTDATARGIDVQGVQLVVNYDAPQYLRTYVHRVGRTARAGRTGQAFTLLLKVQERRFLRMLAEAGAPELARHDIPGELLRPLVPRYEEALSQLEQAVKEERRQKAA